One window of the Vicia villosa cultivar HV-30 ecotype Madison, WI unplaced genomic scaffold, Vvil1.0 ctg.004442F_1_1, whole genome shotgun sequence genome contains the following:
- the LOC131642063 gene encoding uncharacterized protein LOC131642063: MNLLFGWRNIQKTRNSNKPQTHTSVDLSWSKSSGGRLKCNIDAYFSNNKVGIGACIRYNKVLFIASRTEWFSHITEVAIWEAMGILSSIKWVHALGYDSVDFELDAKNIVDNVNRSHPNNTDFGAITFECKLLLVSLSRNFHVKFIRRQANEVAHVLARAATCFDSFQVFTDVPICIHFLIANEMK; this comes from the coding sequence ATGAATTTATTATTCGGATGGAGAAATATCCAGAAGACAAGGAATTCTAATAAACCCCAAACTCATACTTCAGTTGATCTTTCCTGGAGTAAGTCGTCGGGTGGTCGTCTTAAATGCAACATTGACGCTTATTTTTCTAACAATAAAGTGGGTATTGGTGCTTGTATTAGAtacaacaaagttttatttattgCATCCAGGACGGAGTGGTTCTCTCATATCACTGAAGTTGCAATTTGGGAAGCTATGGGAATACTTTCTTCTATCAAATGGGTGCATGCGCTTGGTTATGATAGTGTGGATTTTGAATTGGATGCTAAAAACATTGTGGATAATGTGAATAGAAGTCATCCTAACAATACGGATTTTGGTGCTATTACTTTTGAATGTAAGCTTTTACTAGTATCTTTGTCTAGGAACTTTCATGTTAAGTTCATTAGGAGACAAGCTAATGAAGTTGCTCATGTCTTGGCTCGGGCGGCTACATGTTTTGATAGTTTTCAAGTTTTTACCGATGTACCAATATGTATACATTTTCTTATTGCTAATGAAATGAAGTAA